The sequence GTTGTCCGGTTAATTGTCCTGAAAGGATCTGGATTGGCAGATGTAGGAACAGAACTCGGTTATCTGGCTTTATTTGCTGTAGTTTTAAATAGTTTTGCCATTTGGAATTATAGAAAAACGAGCTAATAGAAAAATAATCTACGAGAAGGCTATGTGCCTATGCGGCCTAATAAAATTTTAACCACATAGGCACATGGATTTTTTCATATGGATACCGCTCCTTTATAAATAAAAAGATATTATTACAAAGCTTTTGTTACTTTTGGGGTTCAAATAATTTAGTTAAACGAAGCTCTAAATTCCAAGGGTGAAAAAGAGGTACGATTTTTAAATAAACGGTGAAAAGACTGTGGATGCTCAAATCCTAATTGATAAGCAATTTCTGAAACCGACATTTCCGTTGTGGAAAGTAGTTCTTTAGCTTTTTCAATCAAACGATTTTGAATATGTTGTTGCGTAGTCTGCCCTGTCTGCACCCGAAGCATATCACTGAGATAATTGGCACTCAGATTCAGTTTTTCCGCAACAAAGTGAACCGTAGGAATTCCATCAATGATCAGCTTATCATTTTTAAAACATTCATCCAAAAGGGTTTCCAGCTTTGAAAGCAGATCATTATTCACTTTTTTACGGGTTAAAAACTGTCGGTTATAAAAGCGATCACAATATTTTAATAACAAATCCAGGTTCGATACCAGCAGATCCTGTGTAAAAGAATCCATATTAGCATGAATCTCCTGGCTTATATTATCAATAATATCCATAATAGATTTTTCTTCTTTCTCAGCAAGAAACAGAGCTTCATTGGCGGTATAGGAGAAAAATCCATAGTCCTTAATTTTTGAAGCCAGAGGATAGCTTTGAAGAAAATCAGGATGTACAACCAATACAAAACCTTCCACTTCATTCAGAAGAACATCTTCAAATTGTAAGACCTGTTGTGGAGCGGTAAAATACATAATCCCTTCATCAAAATCATAATACTGCTGTCCATATTTAAATTTTCCACCGGCACAATCCTTTTTCAGCGCTACAGCATAAAAATCTGTTATTACAGCATTGAGAATCGTCTCTGATTTTAATTTCACATCATTAAAACTAAATACACTGATCAATGGATTTGATGGTTTTTTCAATCCCAGGGCCTGATGCATTGCATTGATTGATGAAATTTTTATGGGTGTTTTCATTACTGGTTTTCTAATTTATATTTTTTAAACCACATAGAGACATAGATTTTATAGGACGCTAATAATTCCATGAAAATACTTTTGACATTCTAAATATTTCAGCATTTTCTATGTACCTATGTGGTTTAAAGCTAAACTTCACTTACAATTTTAAGAATTACGCAAAGCATTAAAATATTCATTTACAAAAGTTTTTTGTCCTTCCTTAAATATGTTTGAACAGTGAAAATTAATGATTATTCCCTTGGGGCACCTTAATAGCTTCATATAAGTTAAAAGTTGTGCCTCAAAAATTGGTATTATTTCCTGTACTGATTTCAATTCTACAACAATACTATTCTCTACAAATAAATCACATCTAAAATCAACGTTCAAAGTTTTCCCCTTATAAATCACAGGCACCTTCATCTCTGTAAGAAAATTTATTTTTTTATATAAAAGTTCCTCTTTTAGACATTCATGGTAAACACTTTCCAATAATCCGCCACCCATAATCTTATGAACATCAATAGCACTCCCTATTATTTCATATGTCAAGTCATCTAAATATTTTTTTGTAATCATTATATCTGTGTTTTTTTTATTTTTTTAACCACATAGATACATAGGCTTTATAGGCTGTTAGAATTTCATAACAGCACTTTAAATACTAATATTTTAGTATTTTCTATGTGCCTATGTGGTTTAAAAACATAACTCATACTAAGTTACAATTTTATTATTTTCCTGAAAGCTGTTCACTTTTAATCTGGCTGATCCCTTGTTTATAAGTGGTCACCTGAAATTCAGGAAATCGCATTCTGAACTTTGAATCATCAAATATATTATCATGCTCATATCTTGGAAGCAGCTCTAATAATTCCTTTACTTTTGTATTAAATAAAGCTCCTATCTTAAAAACAAAATTAGATATTGCAGAATACTTCAAATCTTTGCCATAGATTCCGGAAGCTATTCTGATAAACTCGTTATAGGTGGGATGACTTTTATCTACAGGTAAATGCCAGGTTTGTCCATATGCATCCGGTGTATTTCCAATTAAAGCTGTTGCGCGGCTCGCATCTGGTGTCCAGATGAGACTTCTTTTTTTACTTGTACTCAATGGAACTTTCAGCTTTTTTCCTTCTTTGATATTATTAAAAACCAATGTATTGGTAATACTCTGCGTTTTTCCAGGCCCATAAAATTCAGGAGCGCGGCAGATTACTGCTTCCAGCTCACCGGATTCTATTTCTCTTAATACCATTTCCGCCATTTTCCGTCTTACTCGTCCTTTTCTTCCCACTGGATCAAATACTGTATTTTCATTCAAAACGCGGCCATCTTGTGGATACATATAGGTATTATCAAAAAACACCAGCTTTGTTCCGTTAATCTTGCAGGCATCAATTACATTTTGAAGAATTAATGGAAATTGTTTTTCCCAAAGATCTGAACTTATCGGAAGACCTAGTGTAAAGTAAGCGATCTCACTTCCTTTTACTGCTTCAATAGCTTTTTCACGAATAGATAAGTCTGCGGAAAATACCTCATCGGTATCATTTACTTTCTTTGCATCTCTGCTGACAATTCGGATATCTGAAGTAAAGTTTCTTTTTAATTCTCTTGCCAGCTCTTCGCCAATCTGTCCATTGGCTCCTAATATTGTTTGCATATTGTTTTATTTTTCTGATTATGATCTTCTGTTGTTTTGGTAGGACAAAGTTCAGAAAAGCGTAACAGATCTGAGTATCTGGATCAGGGGAAGTTGTAACAGAATCTCTGTTTTGAATAATTCTCTGGCTTTCAATTAATTTATACATTTTGACAAAATTTGTTTTTTTGTCAGAAATGTTTTAAATTTGTTATCGCAAAATCTAAACTTATGTTTTCATCCATACAAAATGAACAGGATCAACTTTCAGAACAGATACTTACAGCTGCCTCTGAACTTTACCTGAAGTATGGATTCAAAAAAGTAACGATGGATGATATTTCCAAGGCCATCGGAAAAAGCAGAACTTCTATTTATTATTATTTCAAAAACCGTGAAGAGGTCTTCCACGCTGTCTTGAATTCTTTAGTAAAAGAAGTCATTTTCGAAATCGGAAATGCAGTAGATCAACAGGAAACACTGGAAGAAAAAATAAGGGCATTCTGTCTGACAAAGATTAAAACATCTGAAAGCAAGACTCCTTTTTTTACAGCTGTAGAGGCTGGAATGAATGCTGAAGAAAAATCAAGACACTCTCAGGTCATGGAAGTTGTACACCAACATTTGATGGCTGGAGAAAAGATTATTCTTGAAAAAGCCATTTCCAAAAGTATTCATACAAAAGAAATCCGTCCTTTACCATCAGAGGAACTGGATACTATTATTTTTATTTTACAGAGCAGCATTCGAGGAATTAAACGTGAAATGCTTTTAAAAAATAGTTTTGACGGATTAAATACAACCGTAGAGGTCTTGACTGCTATGACTTTTAAATGGCTCGTATAAAATTTTTTATCCCAATTTTGACATTTTTACAATATATGTCAAATAGTTTATTTTAAATATGAAGAAATTAAGTAATATCAGTACGTTTAGAGCTTTTCAGAGTAATAATTATACTTTATATTTTTTTGGACGTTCTGTCTCTCAGCTTGGTACATGGATGCAGCGTACAGCGGTGGTTTGGGTGGTTTACAGTATGACCCATTCTGCATTTATGCTGGGGCTGACCATTTTCGCAGAACAGTTCCCTTCCTTTCTATTTTCTGCACTTGGAGGTGTAGCCGCAGACCGTTACAACCGATATAAAATCATTCAGATCACTCAGATTGCTTCCTTGATACAATCAGTTTTATTAGCTGTGTTGGTGATGACAGGCCATCAGAATGTATGGCCTATCTTAGGATTAAGTGTCTTACTTGGGATTATCAATGCTTATGATGTCCCTGCAAGACAATCTTTGATTAATGAAGTGGTACATGATCCGGCAGATCTGCAAAGTGCTCTTTCCTTAACGGCTGCTATGGCTAGTCTTGCAAAACTACTTGGACCAGCGTTATCAGGGATTATTTTACATCAGTTTGGAGCCGGAGTTTGTTTTATCTTAAATGCAGCAAGCTTTGCGGCCGTCATGATTTCTATTTCAATGATGAAAATTCCGAAGACAACACATATTCCCAATAAAGCAAAACAAGGTGTGCTTAAAGAACTTGTGGAGGGTTTTACCTATATTAAAAGAGAATCTTCTATCGGCTGGATTATCGTCATGCTCAGCATTACAGGATTATTTATTCTTCCTTATGATACGCTTATTCCTGTCTATGCCAAAGAAATTTTCAATGGGGATGCCCAGACATTCGGTTATATATCCAGCTTCATTGGTGCAGGAGCGGTATTGGGAACCATTATTTTAGCTTCTTTAAAGGAAACCGTTTCAATGAGAAGAATATTAATTGGAAGTACTCTTGTGTTAAGTGTTGGACTTATTGGCTTCTCCTACACCACCAATTTCATGCTCTCCATGTTCTTTGCAGCGGTTACCGGTTTTGGCGGTGTTGCTCAGTTTACGACCTGTAATATCATTGTACAATCTGAGGCCGCACCGGAAATGCGTTCCCGAGTGATCAGTATTTTGCTGACTGCGATATTTGGAATGCTGCCGCTAGGAAGCCTGCTGATTGGAATTATTTCTGAAAAAATAGGGGCTCCCAAAACACTACTTTTCGAAGGAATTGCAGGAGTGATTATCGCATTTTCATTTCGAAATATTTTAATTAAAAAGAAGAAAAAAAGTCCACCGGATCAACAACTTCTGGAGGAATCTGAAGAACTATTCATCAATAAAACATAATACTTTAAAAATGGAAAAAGTAAAAAAAGCATTACTGGTTATGGACATGCAGTCATCAATTCTAAGCTCATTACCTGACACAGCACTATTGATTTCTAATATGGCTCAGGCGATTAAAAATGCGCGTGAAAACCAAATTCCGGTCATCTACATTGTTGTAGGATTCCGACAGGGAATGCCTGAAGTAAGTAAAAACAACAAAGTTTTCTCAGCAATAAAACAGCAGATGGCTAACGTTAATATGCAGGAGTGGATGACTATTCATCCTGACCTTTCTCCCCAGGAACAGGATATTGTCATTACTAAAAAACGATTCAGTGCTTTTGCGGGAAGTGATCTCGAAGTTGTGCTCAGAAGTCATGATATAGAACATCTGGTACTGGCAGGAATATCAACCAGCGGTGTGGTTCTCTCCACTTTAAGAGAAGCTGCTGACAAAGATTATAAGCTAACGGTCATAGAAGATTGTTGTGCAGATGGCGATCTGGAGGTTCATCAGGTTTTGATGAATAAGGTATTTCCCAGACAGGCGGAGGTTGTTTCTTTACAGCAATGGACTTTATAAAAGACAAAAAACCTTGCTTTTGCAAGGTTTTTTTCATGTACGAGTATAAAAGCTGTTTATGATTTTTGCCATCTTACTATCTGAATACTTTTTAGATATTTAATTGAGAAAGAAGCTGTTGAGCCTTTATTTATTATTTTATTCAATCTAATGTCCAAAACCAAAATATACACTAAGACAAATGATTAATATGACAACAGTTGTGATTCCTACATATAATTTATCTTTTTCCAACGCAAAACTAATTAAAGATAGTATTACTCTTAAAAACGGGGTACAAAACAGGATCAATATGCCAATATAGATAATACTTGATCCATCAAGATTAACAGCTCCTGAAAAAATATCGCCAATAACTTTGAATATATTTTCCTCTTTTTCGGTAAAATGAGAATAATCTACTTTTTCAGTCGCATGGTTGGAAAGAAAAATCCCACCCCCGATAATTCCGATACATAAAACGGATCTTACACCGTACTTCAAGACATTTCCGACAAGATTTCTAATTGTTTTATCTGTGACTTCCATACTTTTAAATTTTTCCTTTAATTCCACTATAGATCATATTTGCCGCTAAAAAGAAGATGATAACTGCAAAAAAGGTTCTTAATTTTTTAGGATCTGTTGACATTAATATTTTGGAGCCGATAATCGCCCCTAAAAGAACACCAATCATCACTGGCAAACAGATATCAGGAACTATATAGCCTTTTTGGATATAAATAACACAACTTGCCAAGGCAGTAACTCCCATCATAAAGTTGCTTGTAGTGGTTGAAACTTTAAAAGGAATCTTCATAATAGTATCCATAGCAATTACTTTGAATGCCCCTGATCCAATTCCGAGCATTCCTGATAACATTCCTGCAAGCCCCATCATTCCAAATCCACCTACAACATTCTTAGTGCCATAATTAATTTTTTCTCCTCTATTGCTGGGGTAATCAGAAGGCAGCTTTAAAGAGATTGCAAGCGGGCTGGACTGTTCCACTACTTGCTCTTCTTTTTTTCTCAAAGAGTTTCCAGCTGAAAAAATAAGTGCAAGACCAAATAGTATGGCAATAAAAGAACTTGGCGCAGCACTGGAAATAAGTGCTCCGGCAACCGCTCCTGCAGTGGTTGCAATTTCCAGAAACATTCCTAAACGCATATTGGCAATTCCTTCTTTCACGTAGGCTGCAGCAGATCCTGATGAAGTAGCAATTACAGAAACCAATGCGGCACCAATGGCGTAATGGATATCAACACCTAATACTATCGATAATAAAGGAATGACTACAATTCCACCGCCTAAACCCGATAAGGAACCGATAATTCCGGCTGCTACCGAACCTAATAATACACAAATAGTAAATACTAGTACTGTCATAATTTTTTAAAATATATTTCAACTAACTTATAATCAATATACAAATTTTTAGCAACCCAGTCATCAAATAGCTATTTGCTAAACTTAAATCAACTAATATGAATAATTATTTTTTCTTTCCTTAAAGCATAATGAAATATGATAGAAAGTATTGTAAATGATAGAACTATACAGATCATAAAACCGTCAGCAATCATTATTGAAAAAGGTACTGAGCCTTTTTGTGGATACAACTGAGTAAAATTACTCTTTCAATGTTTTAATTTTAACATCACAAAGTTATGATCCCAATATTAGAGGGAGATTAGAGTTTGATTAGAATCAAATTACTGTTCTTTTTTGAGTGCGATTTTTATTTGATTCCTAATCCCTGAAAATCAAACAGCTTAACAAAATATACTGTTTAAACATAAGAAAACAAATAGCACCATTCGAAAATGGTGCTATGCTATATTTACAAAACTGCTTATTAATTCAACTCCTGATTCGCTTTCTGAACAAAATCATTCCATTGGGTATTCAGGGCTTCTACCGCTTGCTTTTTCTCATTTTTATTCAGGGAAGAATAATTAATAGAATTGAAAACCAGTTTTTTCAAAGCTTTTACATCCAATTCCCAATATACATAGGCCATCCAAAAATCGTAACTTAGTCCTTCATAGCCATATACGGCAGGGTCATCGCTATTAATAGAACATTGTACTCCATTGCTCAGTAAAACTCTTGCCGGATGATTTCTCATATCACTTACATATCCAAGGATTTGGTTACTGATCGGACTTACTTCCACTAATTTATTCTGTTTTTTAATTAGCTCCATAGATTTCGGGAAGTAGATCAGATTAAGACCATGCCCAATTCTCTGGTTGTTCAATAAAGTAATATCCAGTATATTTTTATTGAAAACGGAAGTGCTTTCCCCTGCATGAAGGAACAGAGGCATTTCTATTCCTGTTTTTTTTGTGATTTCGTTTAATTTTGTCCAGTTTTTCTGGTAGAAATTAATGCTGTTGCCCGCTGCTTCATCAGCAACAAGGTCAAAGCCGGAAATCATGTCCGGAAATTGCTTCTTTAATTTAAATGCGATTTCAAGTTGTTTTTCAATACTGTCGGAATCTAAAAATTTAAAACTTGAATAGATCAACTTCAGACTGAACTGAGGATTCGACTGATGCATTTGCTTTACAATATCCTGTAAATCTGTAATGGATTTTTCCAATGGATATTTTCCATGCTCAAAATCATACAATTCATCAAATACATATCTTATTTCAACATGCTGCACATGATCTTTGGCCAAATCCTGAAAGCCTTTTAAATAATATTCCTTGAAAAAAGGACGATAAGGCAATAACAAGTTGATGCGTTGGAAACGTTTTTCAAACTCAATCCAATAATCGGTATAGGAACATAGGTTATCCCTCTTCAAAAGCAGAAGATCGTGAAGCTTCTTTTCAAAACCGGCATCTGAACTTAGCTTTTGATCTAGATTAACAAATCCTTTTGGAACTTTCCCATTTTCAAAGAAGCCTAACTGACCGAAAATGTATTTATCATTGTCTTTTTGGTCATATACATAGCATTCTTTATATTTTCTAGCTGTCGTTATCAGCCATTCTGCATTAGCCAACCCACCACTGTGTGTGTGCAGCAATCCTCCTTTAGGCATTGTCTGAATAACTTTAAACAGCTTACTGGATTCTATCAATGGTTTTATTTCATTAAAAGAGAGGTTATATAAAGGAATATGCTGTTTTTCTGTTTCGGCAAGGAACTGCTTCCTGATCTGGAATAGTTTTTTGTCCAAAGCAGTCTCCGCATCAGATAATTTTACATCTGCATCAAAGGCCATTGCTGCATTTTCTGTATCCAGCAACGTCCATTTTTCCTGATAAGTGGATTTTTCAACCACTTTAGTTTGGGCTCCCAACAGAGGAAATCCCAACATTAATATATAGGTAAGGTATTTTCTCATAATAATAGTAACCTGTTACTGACAAAAATACTTTGCCAATACAGTATTCAAAAATATAATTATTTTTTTGGTAAAAGAATTTCAATCTGAAAAAAAACAAATGATAAACCTTTTAACGACACATTTTTCATTATCCTTTCCTAGCCCCGATAGAAACGGTTACCCCGCAACATGCTATGTCTTAGCCTCGGCGTGAGGAGTATGAGTGGATAGCGGGATAAAGCCCCCTAAAAAGAAATGGGATGCAAAATACACAAAAAGTCTACAAAAACAATAGACTTATAGTGTTAAATTTTATTCATCTCTTAAAATGAATTTTTTTTTAAAACCCTAAAACTCTACAAACTAAAATAATAAAACATTGTTTTACAACTACTTACATTATAAAAACAATTATTAAAAGTTTATCCTTTCAATTACCCTACTATATTAGTAGACTAATATGATTTTTCTCATATCCTTTTTTAACAAAGTTTTATGAATTATTAAATAATTTTGACCCAGTTAAAAAAAATAAAACTCTATTCTCATGAATAAGAATGACTTTAATTCTTACCTATACACTATCATGGCTGTAGTTTCTGAACAACATAAGGGTTGTACAGAGAATGGCCTTTCACAGCACAACATCACTTTTAAGAACATGTGCTTTGGATATATGATGTGTAAAATGATGATGCCATAACTCCCAAAGAAATATGCACATTATTGTAGGAATTAAAGCCCGATAAGCTCAAGGCCTATGTAATCCGGGTACACCTCCTCTATTTTAACATTTTCTTTCTGACACCTCCTTACCAAAGGGAGGCAGGGATTTATTTTTTCCTAATCGGGAAGATAAAACGTACTACAAATATTCAATTTTTTAAAACCTAAGATTAATATAATGAGAAAAAAACAATGCAAACTTGGTGTATTGGCCGTGCTCTTATTCGCAGAATATGGCTTTGCCCAAAAAAAAGACAGCCTTTCACAGGAGACTGCCATCAAAGAAGTGGTGGTAGTAGCCTTCGGAAAGCAAAAAAAGGAAGAAATTACAGGATCTGTACAGTCATTAAAGGCTAAAGATCTTGGTAATCTTCAAAACGGAAACGTTCTTCAGGGAATTGAAGGTAAAGTAGCAGGGGTACAAGTAATCTCTTCCGGACAACCCGGTTCCCAACCTACGATAAGAATGAGAGGAATTGGCTCTATTAACGCTTCCAGTGATCCTTTAATTGTATTGGACGGAATTCCTTACAGTGGCGACCTGAACAGTATTTCTTCAGCTGATATTGAGAGTATTTCTTTTCTGGAAGATGCGTCTTCCAACGCCTTATATGGTTCCAGAGGGGCCAATGGAGTTATTATCGTAAATACTAAAAGAGGTAAAAACAAGAAACTAAGTGTTGATCTTGATGTAAAGACCGGGGTTAACTTCAGATCTATTGAGGATTATTCGGTCTACACTTCACCGCAGGACTATTATACAGCGTACTATAACAGGGGAAGAATCGGAGAAATTGCAAGACAGAAGCAGCCGGGTGCCGTTCCCTCCACCACGACTCCCCATGCTGCAGGACTTTCAGGATTGAACGGGCTTGGATATAATGCTTACAATGTACCGTTTAGTCAACTGATTGCTCCGGACGGTTCTTTTAACCAAAATGCGAAGCTGCTGTATCAGGATAACTGGAAAAAACTTCTTTTCAGACCTGCTTTAAGAAGGGAAGCTACAGTTGGAATCAATGCCAGCGGTGACCAGGTAAAATCATATACGTCTTTAAACTATCTGGACGATAAGGGATATCTTATTTCGTCTGGTTTTGAAAGATTTGGGATCAGATCCAACGTAGACTACTCTATCACCCCAAAGTTAAGATTAACCACTGCGCTTTCTTATACTTACAGCAAGCAGAATTTCGGAGAAACGGGTGGATTTTCCAATCCGTTCCAGTTTGCGAGAAATATAGCTCCTTTCTACCCGGTTTTTCTTAGAAATGATCATTACCAGCAACTGTATGATAACCACGGAAATGCTTTGTATGATTATGGAGACGGACAGGGGCCAAACGGTGCTACAAGATCTTATGCTGTTTTTGAAAATCCGGTAGGAAATCTTCAGCAGGATAAATCTCAAAGGGTCAGCAATATCAGCAATATCAATCTGGGATTAAACTATGAAATCATCAAAGGCCTGGATTTCACTTACAGTTTTGGGGCTTATCTTGAAAATTTGAGAAACCTTCAGTTTGGAAATACATTTGGAGGAACTTCTTCCTCTGTAGGGGGCAATATTTCTCAAGAATCTATATTCAACTATACCCTGAATCATCAGCAATTGCTTACCTATCAAAAGAAATTCGATAAACATAACTTCAATATTCTTGTGGGTCATGAATTGAATAAAACAAAGAACGAAGGGTTTTCCGGAACGAAACAACAACTTTTATTACCTGAATCATGGGCTTTTGATAATGCCGTAAAAATCACAGATCTGTCTGGAAACGGATATGAATATGCGGTAGAAGGTTATTTCTCCAGATTATTATATAACTATGATGGTAAATATTTTTTTAATGCCAATGTACGTAGAGACGGTTCTTCAGTCTTCGCTCCGGAAAGCAGATGGGGTACATTTTATGGATTAGGAGCCGCATGGAATGTAGCCAAAGAAGACTTCCTTAAAGACAACAAGGTGATTAATGCATTGAAACTAAAGGTCTCTTATGGACAACAGGGAAATGACAATATCCTTCTGAACAGCACTACCAGAGATTATTATGCTTATCAGGACATCTATGGAATTAATGATTTTGGAGATGGAAAACCTGTACTTACTTTAAAAAAACAAGGAAACAGGGACTTAAAATGGGAAACTTCCAAAAACCTGAATGCCGGTTTTGAGCTCTCTCTACTCGACAATAAAGTGAATCTAAATGCTGATTACTTTGAGAGAAAGGTATCTGATATGATCTATACGCTTCCTTTAGCAATATCCAACTCAGGTTCGTATGTAAAGTATGGAAATATTGGAGACATGTACAACAAAGGGATACAGGCCAATATCAGTGTGGATATTCTCCGGACAGAAGATCTTCAGTGGAATTTTTATGCTAACGCTACTCATTATAAAAACAAGATCACCAAGTTACCGGAACAGCAAAGAGCTACAGGTCTGGTTTCAGGATTGTTTGTTCTTGCGGAAGGTGGTGACCGGTATACCTATTATTTGAAAGAATTTGCTGGAGTAAACCCTGAAAACGGAGATGCATTATGGTATAAAAACACCATAAACCCAACCACTCAGCAGGTAGAAAAAACGGTTACCAATAATTATAAAGAAGCCAGTGACTACAATACCGGAAAATCAGCAATTCCAAAGGTATATGGTGGATTTGGAACGGATATTACCTATAAAAGAGTAAATCTTTCTGTTAATTTCGCTTATCAGTTTGGCGGATACGGATATGATGACATCTACAGATCTTTATTCCATTCTGACACTTACGGCTCTAACTACACTACTGATCTTGATAAAACATGGACTCCGGAAAACCCGACGGCAGCCCTGCCACGTGTAGACCTGACTTCTACCAACCAGAACGGGCATTCTACGTTGTACCTGGTTAAGT is a genomic window of Chryseobacterium nakagawai containing:
- a CDS encoding SusC/RagA family TonB-linked outer membrane protein, yielding MRKKQCKLGVLAVLLFAEYGFAQKKDSLSQETAIKEVVVVAFGKQKKEEITGSVQSLKAKDLGNLQNGNVLQGIEGKVAGVQVISSGQPGSQPTIRMRGIGSINASSDPLIVLDGIPYSGDLNSISSADIESISFLEDASSNALYGSRGANGVIIVNTKRGKNKKLSVDLDVKTGVNFRSIEDYSVYTSPQDYYTAYYNRGRIGEIARQKQPGAVPSTTTPHAAGLSGLNGLGYNAYNVPFSQLIAPDGSFNQNAKLLYQDNWKKLLFRPALRREATVGINASGDQVKSYTSLNYLDDKGYLISSGFERFGIRSNVDYSITPKLRLTTALSYTYSKQNFGETGGFSNPFQFARNIAPFYPVFLRNDHYQQLYDNHGNALYDYGDGQGPNGATRSYAVFENPVGNLQQDKSQRVSNISNINLGLNYEIIKGLDFTYSFGAYLENLRNLQFGNTFGGTSSSVGGNISQESIFNYTLNHQQLLTYQKKFDKHNFNILVGHELNKTKNEGFSGTKQQLLLPESWAFDNAVKITDLSGNGYEYAVEGYFSRLLYNYDGKYFFNANVRRDGSSVFAPESRWGTFYGLGAAWNVAKEDFLKDNKVINALKLKVSYGQQGNDNILLNSTTRDYYAYQDIYGINDFGDGKPVLTLKKQGNRDLKWETSKNLNAGFELSLLDNKVNLNADYFERKVSDMIYTLPLAISNSGSYVKYGNIGDMYNKGIQANISVDILRTEDLQWNFYANATHYKNKITKLPEQQRATGLVSGLFVLAEGGDRYTYYLKEFAGVNPENGDALWYKNTINPTTQQVEKTVTNNYKEASDYNTGKSAIPKVYGGFGTDITYKRVNLSVNFAYQFGGYGYDDIYRSLFHSDTYGSNYTTDLDKTWTPENPTAALPRVDLTSTNQNGHSTLYLVKSDYISLQDVTLSYQLSDDFTKQIGLSALKIYATGNNLYLWSKRKGYDPRASLTGVSDAYKYSLLSSVSLGFKLTF